The Mumia flava sequence ACGCCGCGCAGGCGCGCTCAGCCTGGTACGACGACCACCTTGCCCCGCGCGAGCCCGGCGCCGACCCGGGCCAGCGCGTCCGGCACCTCCTCGAGGCCGACGACCCGGTCGATGTGGATCGCGACCTCGCCGGAGGAGCAGAGACGCGCCATCGGCTCGAAGTGCTCGGGCCCCTCACGCACCATCAGCACGCCGAGGTGGCGGCCGCTCAGCAGCCCGGCCGCTGCCCCGACGGTGGCGACCCGCAGCAGCGCCCGCGCCGGACCGCCGGTGCACAGGTAGCGACCGCCCGGGGCGAGCGCACGGCGGTAGGCGAAGACGGACCGCCCGGTCACCATGTCGAGGACCAGGTCGTACGGCTCCCGCCCCCGGCTGAAGTCCGCGCGCCGGTAGTCGATCACCTCGTCGCAGCCGAGCGCCGTCATGAAGTCGAGCTTGCTGGCGTTGTCCACGCCGGTGACGTGCGCCCCCGCCCGCCTTGCGAGCTGCACCGCGAAGACGCCGCTTCCTCCGCCTGCGCCGTTGATCAGGACACGCCGACCGGCCGCGGCCCGGGCGGTGCCCTGCAGCGCGATCGCACCCGACTGCGGGATCGTCGCCGCCTCGGCCGGAGAGAGCTCGTCAGGGCGCCGAGCCAGCACCGCGGCCGGCGCGACGGCGTACTCGCCGAAGCCGCCCTTGAGGAAGAGGTTGTCGCCGTACACCTCGTCCCCGACCGCGAAGCCGGCGACGCCCTCGCCGACCTCGGCCACCTGTCCGGCGAGATCCGAGCCGAGCACCCGGCGGCGCGGGCGACGCAGGCCGCCGATGCGTGCGTACGCGGGCGACCCGGTCAGGTTCTCCCAGTCGCTGAGGTTGATCGACGTCGCGGCCACGCGTACCAGGACCTGACCGGGCCCCGGTTCGGGCGTGGGCAGGTCGACGAGGCGCAGCGTCCCCGGCGGGCCGTATCGGTCGTAGGCGACGGCTCTCACGCTGCCCCCGCGGGCCCTCAGCCCGGCTCGCCGCCCGCCACCCTGCGGGGCAGCGGGGCCTGGCGGACGTCTCGGCGCAGTGCGTCGACGAGATTGGCAGGACGATACGCACCGTCCTGCTCACTGCGAAGCACGGCGCTGGCCGCGAGCGCCTCGTGGCCCCGCTCCGCCTTCCCGATGTCGTCGCGGGACCCTCGCGGCACCAGCCGGGCCAGTCCCTTCGCCTCGCCGTGCATGGCGGAGAGTGCGTTCGGCGAGATCCGCATCGTGCTCGCTCCACCGCCGGCAGGTCGGCCAGGGGTCAACGCGTCGAGCGAGAACACCAGCCCCGCGTCCTCAGCGCGCTCTGCCAGCCACAGGAGGGCCAGGTCCGACAGGCCGCTCCGGGCGAACCCGCCGCCCACGTCGCTGTGGACGCCCGAGAACCAGACCTGCTCCACCTTCTGCTCCGCCGGAGCGTCCTCGGGAGCGTGCCACAAGGTCGGGGAGAACGGCTTGCGACGCTCGTCGATCGCCAAGGCGTGGTAGGCGTGCTCGACGGACCGGCTGAGGTCCGTGTCGTGGAAGCCCCACCTGCGGTTGATCCTGCGCGTCAGCCAGTTGTCGCCCACCGGGATCCCCAGCGCGCCCACGGTGTCCCAGACCCCGATGAACCGGATCGGCGGCGGAGGGTGCGCGTGCGCGGTACGGAAGGCAGCCGCACGTGGGCCGTCCGGGGGCTCGCTGGACCGGTAGATCGCGTACGCCGTCCGCAGATGCTCGTCGGTCGGCTTCTTCGGGACACCGCAGTTCCGGAGGAGACCGGCGGTGCTCCGCGCCGTGTAGGCGCCCCGGCTGAACCCGAACAGGAAGAGCTCGTCGCCGGGCGCGTAGTTCTCGGCAATCCACTGGTAGGTCTGGGTCACGGCGCCGGACAGACCCCATCCGAAAGCACCGCCGCGCAGCCGTTCTCCGCGGGTCGTGCCGACGCCCGAGAGGTAGGTGGCACGCTGCTCCCTGCCTCCCGCCTCGCCGAGGACGAGCGCCGCGTGGAGCTTGGTCACGTTCGTCGGGTGGCCCTGGTCCTGACGGTTCCAGGTCCCGTCACAGCAGGCCACCAACCGCTTGCTCACGATGGCTCCCGTCGTCGGCCGTCCTCGATCCCCGGTGCGAGCAGCACCCGGGTGGTCATGCCGACCGTGTGGGCCAGCGCGTCGGCGAACCGTCCGCGCAGGATCCGTGTGCCGCGCAGGGCCCACAGCGTCTGGGTCGTGACCCACGACAGGTCCCGTGCCTTGTCGATGTTCCAGGCGGACAGGACGTGGACGACCGGGCCGATCCGATCGTCCACGGCACGACCGACGTCGCTCAGGAAGGAACGGCGGACCTCGGACTCGACGCTGGCGAGGACGACGTTGACGGCCTCGTAGTC is a genomic window containing:
- a CDS encoding NAD(P)-dependent alcohol dehydrogenase, with product MRAVAYDRYGPPGTLRLVDLPTPEPGPGQVLVRVAATSINLSDWENLTGSPAYARIGGLRRPRRRVLGSDLAGQVAEVGEGVAGFAVGDEVYGDNLFLKGGFGEYAVAPAAVLARRPDELSPAEAATIPQSGAIALQGTARAAAGRRVLINGAGGGSGVFAVQLARRAGAHVTGVDNASKLDFMTALGCDEVIDYRRADFSRGREPYDLVLDMVTGRSVFAYRRALAPGGRYLCTGGPARALLRVATVGAAAGLLSGRHLGVLMVREGPEHFEPMARLCSSGEVAIHIDRVVGLEEVPDALARVGAGLARGKVVVVPG
- a CDS encoding DUF2235 domain-containing protein, yielding MSKRLVACCDGTWNRQDQGHPTNVTKLHAALVLGEAGGREQRATYLSGVGTTRGERLRGGAFGWGLSGAVTQTYQWIAENYAPGDELFLFGFSRGAYTARSTAGLLRNCGVPKKPTDEHLRTAYAIYRSSEPPDGPRAAAFRTAHAHPPPPIRFIGVWDTVGALGIPVGDNWLTRRINRRWGFHDTDLSRSVEHAYHALAIDERRKPFSPTLWHAPEDAPAEQKVEQVWFSGVHSDVGGGFARSGLSDLALLWLAERAEDAGLVFSLDALTPGRPAGGGASTMRISPNALSAMHGEAKGLARLVPRGSRDDIGKAERGHEALAASAVLRSEQDGAYRPANLVDALRRDVRQAPLPRRVAGGEPG